In Canis aureus isolate CA01 chromosome 12, VMU_Caureus_v.1.0, whole genome shotgun sequence, a genomic segment contains:
- the IL1RN gene encoding interleukin-1 receptor antagonist protein isoform X3, which yields MQAFRIWDVNQKTFYLRNNQLVAGYLQGSNTKLEEKLDVVPVEPHAVFLGIHGGKLCLACVKSGDETRLQLEAVNITDLSKNKDQDKRFTFILSDSGPTTSFESAACPGWFLCTALEADRPVSLTNRPEEAMMVTKFYFQKE from the exons ATGCAAGCCTTCAG AATCTGGGATGTTAACCAGAAGACCTTCTACCTGAGGAATAACCAACTAGTCGCTGGATACTTGCAAGGATCAAATACTAAATTAGAAG agAAGTTAGATGTGGTGCCCGTCGAGCCTCATGCCGTGTTCTTGGGGATCCATGGGGGGAAGCTGTGCCTGGCCTGTGTCAAGTCTGGAGATGAGACCAGGCTCCAGCTGGAG GCCGTTAACATCACTGACCTGAGTAAGAACAAGGATCAAGACAAGCGCTTTACCTTCATCCTCTCAGACAGTGGCCCTACCACCAGCTTTGAGTCTGCTGCCTGCCCTGGCTGGTTCCTCTGCACAGCACTGGAGGCCGACCGGCCTGTCAGCCTCACCAACAGACCAGAAGAGGCCATGATGGTCACTAAGTTCTACTTCCAGAAGGAATAA
- the IL1RN gene encoding interleukin-1 receptor antagonist protein isoform X2, whose translation MAAQTACRPLGKRPCRMQAFRIWDVNQKTFYLRNNQLVAGYLQGSNTKLEEKLDVVPVEPHAVFLGIHGGKLCLACVKSGDETRLQLEAVNITDLSKNKDQDKRFTFILSDSGPTTSFESAACPGWFLCTALEADRPVSLTNRPEEAMMVTKFYFQKE comes from the exons ATGGCTGCAC AGACAGCCTGCCGTCCCTTGGGGAAGAGACCTTGCAGGATGCAAGCCTTCAG AATCTGGGATGTTAACCAGAAGACCTTCTACCTGAGGAATAACCAACTAGTCGCTGGATACTTGCAAGGATCAAATACTAAATTAGAAG agAAGTTAGATGTGGTGCCCGTCGAGCCTCATGCCGTGTTCTTGGGGATCCATGGGGGGAAGCTGTGCCTGGCCTGTGTCAAGTCTGGAGATGAGACCAGGCTCCAGCTGGAG GCCGTTAACATCACTGACCTGAGTAAGAACAAGGATCAAGACAAGCGCTTTACCTTCATCCTCTCAGACAGTGGCCCTACCACCAGCTTTGAGTCTGCTGCCTGCCCTGGCTGGTTCCTCTGCACAGCACTGGAGGCCGACCGGCCTGTCAGCCTCACCAACAGACCAGAAGAGGCCATGATGGTCACTAAGTTCTACTTCCAGAAGGAATAA
- the IL1RN gene encoding interleukin-1 receptor antagonist protein isoform X1 produces METCRCPLSYLISFLLFLSHSETACRPLGKRPCRMQAFRIWDVNQKTFYLRNNQLVAGYLQGSNTKLEEKLDVVPVEPHAVFLGIHGGKLCLACVKSGDETRLQLEAVNITDLSKNKDQDKRFTFILSDSGPTTSFESAACPGWFLCTALEADRPVSLTNRPEEAMMVTKFYFQKE; encoded by the exons ATGGAAACCTGCAGGTGTCCTCTCAGCTACCTaatctctttcctccttttcctgtCCCATTCAGAGACAGCCTGCCGTCCCTTGGGGAAGAGACCTTGCAGGATGCAAGCCTTCAG AATCTGGGATGTTAACCAGAAGACCTTCTACCTGAGGAATAACCAACTAGTCGCTGGATACTTGCAAGGATCAAATACTAAATTAGAAG agAAGTTAGATGTGGTGCCCGTCGAGCCTCATGCCGTGTTCTTGGGGATCCATGGGGGGAAGCTGTGCCTGGCCTGTGTCAAGTCTGGAGATGAGACCAGGCTCCAGCTGGAG GCCGTTAACATCACTGACCTGAGTAAGAACAAGGATCAAGACAAGCGCTTTACCTTCATCCTCTCAGACAGTGGCCCTACCACCAGCTTTGAGTCTGCTGCCTGCCCTGGCTGGTTCCTCTGCACAGCACTGGAGGCCGACCGGCCTGTCAGCCTCACCAACAGACCAGAAGAGGCCATGATGGTCACTAAGTTCTACTTCCAGAAGGAATAA